The Triticum aestivum cultivar Chinese Spring chromosome 7B, IWGSC CS RefSeq v2.1, whole genome shotgun sequence genome window below encodes:
- the LOC123156700 gene encoding ubiquitin-like modifier-activating enzyme 5, with protein MEEELHALLRDLDALKQLPDPASIDRMRDRVVKMMGPSGAAAASRSKIKDMSAEVVDSNPYSRLMALQRMGIVDNYERIRDYSVAIVGVGGVGSVAAEMLTRCGIGRLLLYDYDTVELANMNRLFFRPDQVGMTKTDAAVQTLSEINPDVVLESYSLNITTVKGFETFLGSLKARSSNGRSTGVDLVLSCVDNYEARMVVNQACNELRQTWMESGVSEDAVSGHIQLLVPGETACFACAPPLVVASGVDERTLKRDGVCAASLPTTMGVVAGLLVQNSLKYLLKFGQVSPYLGYNSLKDFFPTMEMRPNPQCSNPACLERQKEYMHSKPARDAAAKAKMEAEASAAIEYPVHMDNEWNISVLDDSDTATSSVQRAATDILPEGLVRELPDEDSYVAPPAPASSGAIDDDLEELQRQLDALNSS; from the exons ATGGAGGAGGAGCTGCACGCGCTGCTCCGCGACCTCGACGCGCTCAAGCAGCTCCCCGACCCCGCCTCCATCGACCGG ATGCGAGATCGCGTGGTGAAGATGATGGGCCCGTCCGGCGCCGCTGCCGCCTCCCGGTCGAAGATCAAG GACATGAGCGCGGAGGTGGTGGACAGCAACCCGTACAGCAGGCTCATGGCGCTGCAGCGGATGGGCATCGTCGACAACTACGAGCGCATCCGCGACTACTCTGTCGCCATTGTG GGTGTAGGTGGCGTTGGTAGTGTAGCTGCTGAGATGCTCACTAGATGTGGAATTGGACGCCTCTTGTTATATGACTATGACACAGTTGAGTTGGCTAACATGAATAGGCTGTTCTTCCGCCCAGACCAG GTTGGAATGACTAAGACTGATGCTGCTGTGCAGACACTTAGCGAAATAAATCCTGATGTCGTATTGGAG AGTTATTCGTTGAATATCACAACAGTGAAAGGATTTGAAACATTTTTGGGTAGTCTCAAAGCTAGGAGCTCTAATGGGCGCAGCACTGGAGTTGATCTTGTTTTGAGCTGTGTTGATAACTATGAAGCTCGTATGGTTGTCAATCAG GCTTGCAATGAGCTTCGTCAAACATGGATGGAATCTG GTGTGTCTGAAGACGCTGTTTCTGGTCATATACAGCTATTAGTTCCTGGTGAAACTGCATGCTTTGCATGTGCTCCTCCATTG GTTGTAGCATCAGGAGTGGACGAGCGTACTCTTAAGCGAGATGGTGTTTGTGCTGCCTCTTTGCCAACTACAATG GGTGTTGTTGCTGGACTCCTGGTCCAGAATTCTCTGAAATATCTGTTGAAGTTTGGACAAGTTTCCCCTTATTTG GGATATAATTCACTTAAGGATTTTTTCCCAACAATGGAAATGAGACCAAATCCACAATGTTCAAACCCAGCATGTCTTGAGAGACAG AAAGAATATATGCATTCAAAACCTGCTAGAGATGCAGCGGCAAAGGCTAAGATGGAAGCTGAAGCATCCGCAGCAATTGAATATCCGGTTCACATGGATAACGAGTGGAACATTAG TGTTCTTGATGATAGTGACACAGCAACGTCAAGCGTTCAAAGGGCTGCAACAG ACATCCTTCCAGAAGGCCTTGTCCGCGAACTTCCAGATGAAGACTCCTACGTAGCGCCACCCGCACCAGCTAGCTCCGGCGCCATCGACGACGACCTCGAGGAGCTCCAGCGGCAACTCGACGCTCTAAACTCATCTTGA